The genomic stretch ATGACCAATGCTTGTTTCCGCTTCAATACGACGCAAGAATACGCGTTTGACTTCTTCGCGGTAAGCACTCATTTGATCCGTGAACGGGTTTTTATCTTTAAAATAGCCTTTAACGAAGCAATAATAGGTTTCATCGCCACTAAAAGCAGTGAAGTAAATTAAACGACAATTTTTATCTTTAAAATGTGCTTTCATCTCTTGAATCGGTTGGTCTACAGTTGTTTCCACTCGAGTTGTTTGTAGTGAGTAAGCTTGACTTTTACCGATAATTAAATGGACATCGGGGAGAATTTGCTTACCAGTGCTAAGTTTTCTCGTTTCTGCTGTTTCTAGTTGTAACAGGCCTTGAAATACTAAAGTGGCCATTAGTGGTTCTTCCACAATTAAATTTTGTAAGAAATCATACGCTTGGAACTCATTTTGTTCGTCTTTCACAAAAATGATTTTTGCCATTCGTTTCGTGATTCCACTCAGAGTTGAGTGAATCACTCCCTCCTTTACAACTTTACCTAATTCTATTGTACTTTTTTCTGCTCAAAATTGCACTTATTTTCTCTATTTTTTACAAAATAAACCAAAACCACTCGAATTGAGTTGCTTTCCTTTTTTGAAAATAAAAAACCCGCTTCAATAAGCAGGTTTTGTAGCTATTTTTTCGCTTCTTTCGCGATTTGGTACCAACTGTAAATCTTCACTATCGCAAAGAAAGTATAGCCAAATGCGATGAGATATGCCCCGTAATTAATTAATAGAATGTTGAAGCCACTTCCCCAACCAGACTCTTCTGCTACGGCTACTGCTCGGGCATAGGGGCTAGTGAAAAAGTAGGTAATATATAGTGGATTAAAACTTAAAATAGCACTTGTAATCGCTATTACGAAAGATGGAAGTACCATCAAACAACTAATGACACCAACTGCATGTCCAATTATCTTCAAAAACCTCACTGCTACACCTCTTATTTCTTTTTAGGAATTTGAATGGTAATTTGATAAAAATCATCTGTCTCTTCTTCGGTGAAATCTAGGTCCATTCCGTTATCTTTAACCATTGTAACCGATTGTTTAATCGTATTCATAGCGATACGCACGTCACGACTAATAGCTTGGCGTTTTGGTTTGGTTTTTTTAGTAGCTACTGGTTTTTTCACGCCCAAAATTTCTTGAATTCTTGCTTCGGTTTGTTTGACGTTCCAGTGATTTTCAGCTATTTCGGCTAAAATTGCGACTTGCTGTTCTTCTGTTTCTAATGCGAGTAACGAACGAGCATGGCGCTCTGAAATTTGTTTGTTAAGAACGGCTTCTTGGACAGTTTCTGGTAGTTTTAGAAGTCGCATTTTGTTTGCAATGGCAGACTGGCTTTTCCCGACACGTTGCGCAAGGGCTTCTTGTGTCACGTCCTGCATGTCTAGTAAACTCCGATACGCTTTCGCTTCCTCAATTGGCGTCAATTCTTCACGTTGCAAGTTTTCAATTAACGCAATCGCTGCTACTTCTTCATCATCTAAATTTTGAATAATTGCTGGAATTTTTTCCATTTCTAAAGAAAGCACAGCACGAAAACGACGCTCGCCTGCAATGATTTCATAATAATCCGGTTCCATTTCTCTAACCACAATCGGCTGAATAACGCCGTGAATTCGGATAGTTCGAGCAAGTTCATCAATCTTATCTTGATCGAATACTGTCCGTGGTTGGAATTGGTTCGGGAAAATTTTATCCATAGGAAGTTCTTGTACGCGTTGTACTCCTTCTTCTACTATATCATCCATTTGATTCTTCTCTTTTTTTCCAAATAAACGTGAAAAAGGCATCTGGGTCCTTCCTTTCCGGAACATCTCGGGGTTTCTTAATATATTATCTGGCTATCCGCAAGTCTCTTAAACTATTTTAGCAGAAATGCTAGAGAAAAACACGCTTATTCTGTCCTTTAAATGTGAAAAAATAGATAGAGCTGCTAAAGTTTCACAGTCCTATCTATTTTCTTAATGAAATTCATCGGTAACGGTATTGATGGTTTTTTCCATATTGTCGCGGTAAGACTCATTTTGTAGCAACATCATGGAAATAATATCCATCACATACATAATCGAAAACTGGCTATTAGCAAAATACCTTTTACTTACGAATAAAGTATTGTAAACCGGAATAGTGACGTCACTGATTTCGGTCATTTCACTATTTTCAAAACTGGTAAATGTAGCAACTTTACTTTTGTTTTTCTTAGCGATTTTTAGCGCCGTGACTAGCTCTGGGGTGTTACCTGAATTGGAAATGCCGATAACAAAATCTTCTTTTGTTGTGATGGAGCTAGTGATAATCATCATATGCGGATCGTTGACACTGATGACGTTTAACCCCATTCGAATAAGGCGCTGCGACATTTCAACGGCAGTGAGCCCCGAACTTCCGACGCCGCAAATATAGACTCGCTTAGCTTCTTGAATGTACTGCACCACTTCACGGATCTTCGCTGGTTCAATCAGCTTCACCGTGTTATCAATTACTTTATGGTAGAACGAATAAACCTCTTCAAAAAGGTCATCATAACCAAGTGACGGAACCATTGTCGCTGCAGTATTCACCCGCATTTTCAAATCAACAAAACTATCACAGCGTACATGGCGACAAAATCTCGTTATCGTCGAAATGGATGTGCCAGTTTCTTCAGCTAGCTCTTTAATATTAATATTCTTGAGTTCATCACTTTTTTCTAAAATATACTTCGCAATTTGTTTTTCTTTATTCGGTAATTGATTGTAATTTTGTTGGATTTCATTTAAAATCGTCATCTTTTTCGGCCTCTTTCTGGTTTAAGAAATGATAAAGCGCACCAATCATCCCTGCTTCATTTCCCAGCTTTGCGAAAGTAATATCTGCTGTATCGAACATCGGTGAGATTAATTTGGTTGAGATAGCCGCTTTTAGACGCGGTTTGAAGAATGACTCTTCTTCCATTAATCCGCCACCGAGTACAATCACTTCTGGGTTGAAAATATAGATTAAGTTTACTACACCTTCTACTAAATTCTCAATCCATTGCTCTATTTCAGCCAGCACATCTGCATCTCCGCTATAGGCCCATTCCATGACTTGACGACCATTTAACGCATTTTCCTCGATATTTTTTCGCGAGGCTACTTGTTTAATCAATGCTTTTGTTGAAGCAACATCTTGAAATCTCCCTTGTGAAAGGTGCATATAGCCCACTTCACATGCTGTAAAAGACGATCCATTTATTAGTTTGTCGTTTAGTAACATTGCTCCGCCGATTCCGGTTCCAATTG from Listeria monocytogenes ATCC 19117 encodes the following:
- the noc gene encoding nucleoid occlusion protein, which translates into the protein MPFSRLFGKKEKNQMDDIVEEGVQRVQELPMDKIFPNQFQPRTVFDQDKIDELARTIRIHGVIQPIVVREMEPDYYEIIAGERRFRAVLSLEMEKIPAIIQNLDDEEVAAIALIENLQREELTPIEEAKAYRSLLDMQDVTQEALAQRVGKSQSAIANKMRLLKLPETVQEAVLNKQISERHARSLLALETEEQQVAILAEIAENHWNVKQTEARIQEILGVKKPVATKKTKPKRQAISRDVRIAMNTIKQSVTMVKDNGMDLDFTEEETDDFYQITIQIPKKK
- a CDS encoding ROK family protein, producing MENYLCVDIGGTSIKYAKFNQEGKRVGDLKSCVTPITGGANQIMPALIRIVEQEKTNVAGVCVASAGVVDSVKGKIIYAGYTIPKYTGTEIKAELEHRFHIPCVVENDVNAACLGEFWLGGARGRGSVLCLTIGTGIGGAMLLNDKLINGSSFTACEVGYMHLSQGRFQDVASTKALIKQVASRKNIEENALNGRQVMEWAYSGDADVLAEIEQWIENLVEGVVNLIYIFNPEVIVLGGGLMEEESFFKPRLKAAISTKLISPMFDTADITFAKLGNEAGMIGALYHFLNQKEAEKDDDFK
- a CDS encoding helix-turn-helix domain-containing protein — protein: MIHSTLSGITKRMAKIIFVKDEQNEFQAYDFLQNLIVEEPLMATLVFQGLLQLETAETRKLSTGKQILPDVHLIIGKSQAYSLQTTRVETTVDQPIQEMKAHFKDKNCRLIYFTAFSGDETYYCFVKGYFKDKNPFTDQMSAYREEVKRVFLRRIEAETSIGHADYQFETLKNKALANEGIAHYLDSFSASLGKYIFSKRMEKKWSQLDLALKSDLSPVIIGRLEAGDPDLTLRMYQKVCTVLGVKTTFSVD
- a CDS encoding MurR/RpiR family transcriptional regulator; this encodes MTILNEIQQNYNQLPNKEKQIAKYILEKSDELKNINIKELAEETGTSISTITRFCRHVRCDSFVDLKMRVNTAATMVPSLGYDDLFEEVYSFYHKVIDNTVKLIEPAKIREVVQYIQEAKRVYICGVGSSGLTAVEMSQRLIRMGLNVISVNDPHMMIITSSITTKEDFVIGISNSGNTPELVTALKIAKKNKSKVATFTSFENSEMTEISDVTIPVYNTLFVSKRYFANSQFSIMYVMDIISMMLLQNESYRDNMEKTINTVTDEFH